One Pseudorhodoplanes sinuspersici DNA segment encodes these proteins:
- a CDS encoding glutathione S-transferase family protein — MLTLFHHPFCPHSRFIRLALGEYAVEPALAEERAWERREEFLLLNPAGQTPVMVAEGYPPIPGASVIAEYLAEQYGPTEDGTGRDLLGKRISERIEVRRLLAWFNEKFFTEVSNPLVTERVYKRHMREQQGGGPPDTDIMRAARRNIRYHLAYVGWLAGQRDWLAGDNLSYADLAAAAQLSVIDYLGDVPWSENDHAKNWYARVKSRPSFRPLLAETSAALPPAPHYADLDF; from the coding sequence ATGCTGACCCTCTTTCACCACCCATTCTGCCCCCATTCGCGTTTCATCCGCCTTGCGCTCGGCGAATACGCCGTTGAGCCGGCGCTTGCCGAAGAACGCGCGTGGGAGAGACGAGAAGAATTCCTTTTGCTCAACCCCGCCGGGCAAACGCCTGTGATGGTAGCGGAGGGTTATCCGCCAATTCCCGGCGCCAGCGTCATCGCCGAATATCTCGCCGAACAATATGGCCCAACCGAGGACGGCACCGGCCGCGATCTCCTGGGCAAAAGAATTTCGGAACGGATCGAAGTGCGCCGGCTGCTCGCATGGTTCAACGAGAAATTCTTCACCGAAGTCTCGAACCCGCTGGTGACGGAGCGCGTCTACAAACGCCACATGCGCGAGCAGCAGGGCGGTGGACCACCGGACACGGATATCATGCGCGCGGCGCGCCGGAACATTCGCTATCACCTCGCCTATGTCGGCTGGCTCGCGGGACAGCGTGACTGGCTCGCCGGTGACAACCTGTCCTATGCCGATCTCGCCGCCGCCGCACAGCTCTCGGTGATCGATTATCTCGGCGATGTGCCGTGGTCGGAGAACGATCACGCCAAGAACTGGTATGCGCGGGTGAAGTCGCGTCCTTCGTTCCGGCCACTTCTGGCGGAGACGTCAGCGGCGCTGCCGCCGGCGCCGCATTACGCCGATCTCGATTTCTGA
- a CDS encoding complex I NDUFA9 subunit family protein: MQTNSDTLITIFGGSGFLGRHVVRALAKRRYRIRVAVRRPELAGFLQPLGTVGQITAVQANLRYPRSVEAAVRDADIVINLVGILFERGRQNFEAVQHFGAEQVALAATASGARVIHVSAIGADEKSSSLYAQSKAKGEQAVRAASPDAMIVRPSIVFGPEDEFFNRFASMARMLPFLPLIGGGETKFQPVFVGDIAEAIATAVEKHEGFGTTYEFGGPEVKTFRELMEFVLATTERKRLLLPVPFGLAKLKASFLQYLPNPLLTPDQVELLRHDNVVSARAIHENRTLSAFGIVPAAYEAIVPNYLWRFRKTGQFRTGRFA, translated from the coding sequence TTGCAGACCAATTCCGACACCCTGATCACCATTTTCGGGGGCTCAGGCTTTCTTGGCCGCCATGTGGTGCGCGCCCTCGCCAAGCGGCGCTATCGCATTCGCGTCGCCGTGCGGCGGCCCGAACTCGCCGGCTTTCTGCAGCCGCTCGGCACCGTCGGGCAGATCACCGCCGTGCAGGCGAATCTCCGCTACCCGCGCTCGGTCGAGGCTGCGGTGCGGGACGCCGATATCGTCATCAACCTCGTCGGCATTCTGTTCGAGCGCGGCCGCCAGAATTTTGAAGCCGTGCAGCATTTCGGCGCTGAGCAAGTCGCTCTCGCGGCCACGGCGTCCGGCGCACGCGTGATCCACGTCTCGGCGATCGGCGCCGATGAAAAGTCATCGTCACTCTATGCTCAGTCGAAAGCCAAGGGTGAGCAAGCCGTCCGCGCAGCGTCACCCGACGCGATGATCGTGCGGCCGTCGATCGTGTTCGGCCCGGAGGACGAGTTCTTCAATCGCTTTGCATCGATGGCGCGCATGCTGCCGTTCCTGCCGCTGATCGGCGGCGGCGAGACGAAATTTCAGCCGGTCTTCGTCGGCGACATTGCGGAAGCGATCGCCACCGCGGTCGAAAAGCACGAGGGCTTTGGCACCACCTACGAGTTCGGCGGGCCGGAAGTGAAAACATTCCGTGAGCTCATGGAGTTTGTGCTGGCGACCACCGAGCGCAAGCGGCTTCTCCTCCCGGTGCCGTTTGGGCTTGCGAAGCTGAAGGCATCGTTCCTGCAATACCTGCCGAACCCGCTATTGACACCCGATCAGGTCGAGCTTCTGCGCCACGACAATGTCGTGTCGGCGCGCGCGATCCACGAGAACCGGACATTGTCCGCCTTCGGCATCGTGCCGGCAGCGTACGAAGCGATTGTGCCGAATTATCTCTGGCGCTTCCGCAAGACTGGGCAATTCCGCACCGGCCGCTTCGCCTGA
- a CDS encoding undecaprenyl-diphosphate phosphatase, with protein MSDMIKAVILGIVEGLTEFLPVSSTGHLLMLERFLGFSDDEFGKTFVVLIQLGAILAILSIYFAKLWRIFIGMFSDPSARRFVLGVLIAFLPAAIIGAAAHSIIKDYLFNVWIVCFTLIAGGAVLLWVDQLEFKPKYYEATEFSLPMYLGIGIFQCLAMIPGVSRSGATIVSAMLFGADKRSAAEFSFFLAMPTMAGAFAYDLYKNHGQMSSHNITLVAIGFVCSFVAGFFVVKTFLNYVSRHGFSLFAWWRVIVGCIGLILLALGF; from the coding sequence ATGAGTGATATGATCAAGGCAGTTATTCTCGGCATCGTCGAGGGTCTGACTGAATTTCTGCCCGTCTCGTCGACCGGCCACCTGCTCATGCTGGAGCGGTTTCTCGGATTTTCCGACGACGAATTCGGCAAGACGTTTGTGGTGCTGATCCAGCTCGGTGCGATCCTCGCCATTCTGTCGATCTATTTCGCCAAACTGTGGCGCATCTTTATCGGCATGTTTTCCGACCCGTCCGCGCGCCGTTTCGTGCTCGGTGTGCTGATTGCATTTTTGCCGGCGGCGATCATCGGTGCGGCGGCGCATTCGATCATCAAGGATTACCTTTTCAATGTCTGGATCGTTTGCTTCACGCTGATCGCCGGCGGCGCCGTGCTGTTATGGGTCGATCAGCTTGAGTTCAAGCCAAAATATTATGAAGCGACGGAGTTCTCGCTGCCGATGTATCTCGGCATCGGCATTTTCCAATGCCTTGCGATGATTCCCGGCGTGTCACGCTCGGGCGCCACCATCGTCTCGGCGATGCTGTTCGGCGCCGACAAGCGCTCGGCCGCGGAATTCTCGTTCTTCCTGGCGATGCCGACGATGGCCGGCGCCTTCGCCTATGATCTCTATAAAAATCACGGGCAGATGTCGTCGCACAACATCACGCTGGTCGCGATCGGATTCGTCTGTTCGTTCGTGGCGGGATTTTTCGTGGTGAAGACGTTCCTCAACTACGTCTCGCGCCACGGCTTTTCGCTGTTCGCATGGTGGCGCGTGATCGTCGGCTGTATCGGCCTCATCCTGCTGGCGCTCGGCTTCTGA
- a CDS encoding MBL fold metallo-hydrolase: MSVEFRVTLLGTGNPSPSPDRFGPSTLVEAGGQRLLVDAGRGATIRLWQLGIPLSAINRLLLTHYHSDHTSGVPDLWLTGWLPPVWGSRKSPFRVTGPTGAKTLMTKLEEAYAADIAIRLADEKVPRDGIAVEVQEFDRDGIVYEKEGLKITAFEVDHGDAIKPCYGYRFDYRGRAAVLSSDTRYNENVIRYGTNADLLVHEVMAVRPALLGEPGIQHIMAHHTTPQEAGRVFSRTQPKLGVFTHLVLLASPRVPAMTIDDLVSATRETYDGPLVVGEDLMSFEIGENVTIRRFKAMPGPG, from the coding sequence ATGTCAGTGGAATTTCGCGTTACGCTGCTCGGCACTGGAAATCCTTCTCCGTCGCCGGATCGCTTCGGGCCCAGCACGCTTGTTGAAGCTGGCGGCCAGCGACTTCTGGTCGATGCCGGACGCGGCGCGACCATCCGGCTGTGGCAATTGGGTATCCCGCTCAGCGCGATCAATCGGCTGCTCCTCACGCATTATCACTCCGACCACACCAGTGGCGTGCCCGATCTCTGGCTGACGGGTTGGCTGCCGCCGGTCTGGGGATCGCGAAAATCTCCGTTCCGCGTCACCGGACCAACCGGTGCGAAGACACTGATGACGAAGCTGGAAGAAGCTTATGCCGCGGATATCGCAATTCGGCTGGCTGACGAGAAGGTGCCGCGCGATGGCATCGCCGTCGAGGTGCAGGAATTCGACCGCGACGGCATCGTTTACGAGAAGGAAGGTCTGAAGATCACCGCCTTCGAAGTGGACCATGGCGACGCCATCAAGCCGTGCTACGGCTACCGCTTTGACTATCGCGGTCGCGCCGCAGTGCTGTCGAGCGATACCCGCTACAACGAGAACGTCATCAGATACGGCACGAATGCCGATTTGCTTGTGCACGAGGTCATGGCGGTACGGCCGGCCTTATTGGGCGAGCCGGGCATCCAGCACATCATGGCTCATCACACGACCCCGCAGGAAGCCGGACGGGTCTTTTCACGCACTCAACCAAAGCTCGGCGTCTTTACTCATCTCGTGCTGCTGGCGAGCCCGCGGGTGCCCGCGATGACCATTGACGACCTCGTGTCTGCCACACGCGAGACCTATGACGGTCCACTCGTGGTGGGCGAGGACTTGATGTCGTTCGAAATTGGGGAAAACGTCACAATACGCCGTTTCAAGGCCATGCCTGGCCCTGGCTGA
- the pcaQ gene encoding pca operon transcription factor PcaQ, with product MTNIHIRFRHLQCFLAIAQHRTVGAAASALAITQPALSKTLGELEDDLDARLFERTRKGMLLTRAGEIFLEHAAASVASLRSGIESIKNSGVGVTVGILPTVAERLMPRATMMFKQRLPEIPVRIVALEHAPLLNMLRLGELDFVVGRLANPESMIGLTFEQLYVEPLVIAVYSNHALTNMKRFRVPLILDYPCVVPHHNTIIGQEVERFLQSHGIAKLRNYVEATTSVAFARRYVAEANAVWFVARGIVETDLSQKVMSALPVNTEAMTGPVGITSRTGRPVQRQALELIAAIRETVAAMNHRAI from the coding sequence ATGACCAATATCCATATTCGGTTTCGTCATCTGCAATGCTTTTTGGCAATCGCACAGCATCGCACAGTCGGTGCCGCGGCCAGCGCCCTGGCCATCACACAGCCGGCGCTTTCCAAAACTCTTGGCGAACTCGAAGACGACCTCGACGCACGGCTTTTTGAGCGCACAAGGAAAGGCATGCTGCTTACCCGGGCTGGCGAGATATTTCTTGAACATGCCGCGGCGAGTGTCGCATCGCTTCGCAGTGGGATCGAGAGCATCAAGAATAGCGGAGTCGGCGTGACCGTAGGCATATTGCCGACAGTTGCGGAACGTTTGATGCCGCGCGCCACCATGATGTTCAAGCAGAGGCTGCCTGAAATCCCTGTCCGCATCGTCGCGCTTGAGCACGCGCCGCTTCTCAATATGTTGCGGCTCGGCGAGCTCGATTTTGTTGTCGGCAGGCTCGCAAACCCCGAGAGCATGATCGGGCTGACATTCGAACAGCTTTATGTCGAACCATTGGTGATTGCGGTCTATTCCAATCATGCTCTTACAAACATGAAGCGGTTCCGCGTGCCGCTGATCCTCGATTATCCATGCGTCGTCCCCCATCACAACACGATTATCGGTCAAGAAGTTGAACGTTTTCTGCAATCCCACGGTATCGCGAAGCTGAGAAATTACGTTGAAGCGACGACGTCGGTGGCCTTCGCGCGCCGGTACGTTGCGGAGGCCAATGCAGTCTGGTTCGTGGCCCGGGGAATCGTCGAAACAGACCTTTCGCAAAAGGTCATGAGCGCGCTGCCGGTCAATACCGAGGCTATGACCGGCCCTGTCGGCATCACATCGCGCACGGGAAGGCCTGTCCAGCGACAAGCTCTGGAGCTGATCGCCGCAATCCGGGAAACCGTAGCAGCGATGAACCATCGAGCAATATAA
- the lptC gene encoding LPS export ABC transporter periplasmic protein LptC: MNRMLTGPEDWGQPGQPIVGKRKTVIAGARRHSRYVRFLRRAVPAVLVLTLLGLVAANYLNPLRWLRVPTQFGTLVISGSKITMEAPRLAGYTKDQREYEVTAAAASQDTKAPQIVELKEISARIDMEDKSKVTLTAVDGVYDTKGDLLTLGQEIIINSTAGYHGRLTEAQVEIKKGRILSEKPVQLKMPQGTLDANRLEVTETGAVIRFDGNVVMTLTPEAVNRGMPTQTAAPSQATSQ; this comes from the coding sequence ATGAACCGTATGCTTACGGGACCGGAGGACTGGGGTCAGCCGGGCCAACCCATTGTGGGAAAACGAAAGACGGTGATTGCCGGTGCCCGCCGGCATAGCCGGTATGTGCGTTTTCTTCGCCGCGCGGTGCCGGCGGTGCTGGTGCTGACGCTGCTCGGATTGGTGGCGGCGAATTATCTCAATCCGTTGCGCTGGCTGCGGGTGCCGACGCAGTTCGGTACGCTCGTTATTTCCGGATCGAAGATCACCATGGAAGCGCCGCGGCTGGCCGGCTACACCAAGGACCAACGCGAATATGAGGTCACGGCCGCAGCGGCATCGCAGGACACCAAGGCGCCGCAAATTGTCGAGTTGAAAGAGATCAGTGCGCGTATCGATATGGAAGACAAAAGCAAGGTGACGCTGACGGCGGTCGACGGCGTCTACGACACGAAGGGCGATTTGCTGACGCTCGGTCAGGAGATCATCATCAACTCGACGGCGGGTTATCACGGGCGGCTGACCGAAGCGCAGGTTGAGATCAAGAAGGGACGCATCCTGTCCGAAAAGCCGGTGCAATTGAAAATGCCGCAAGGCACGCTTGATGCCAATCGCCTAGAAGTCACCGAAACCGGCGCGGTGATCCGATTCGACGGCAACGTCGTCATGACGCTGACGCCCGAAGCGGTGAATCGCGGTATGCCGACGCAAACGGCGGCTCCGTCTCAGGCTACTTCGCAATGA
- a CDS encoding ribonuclease D, protein MTIRLHRGDLPDLSRYTSAVGIDTETLGLNPHRDRLCVVQLSPGDGSADVVQIPAGTTDAPNLKRLLADPAILKIFHYARFDIAVLFNTLGVMPAPLYCTKIASRLTRTYTDRHGLKDLTRELLGVDMSKQQQSSDWGAETLSEAQVAYAASDVLYLHALKDKLDVMLAREGRADLAQACFRFLPDRARLDLLGWGEQDIFAHS, encoded by the coding sequence ATGACAATCCGTCTGCATCGCGGCGATCTGCCCGATCTCTCCCGCTACACAAGCGCTGTCGGGATCGACACCGAAACGCTGGGGCTCAACCCGCATCGCGACCGGCTTTGCGTGGTTCAGTTGTCGCCGGGCGATGGATCTGCCGACGTGGTGCAAATTCCGGCTGGAACCACTGACGCGCCCAATCTGAAACGGCTCTTGGCCGATCCGGCGATCCTGAAGATCTTTCATTACGCCCGCTTCGACATCGCGGTTTTGTTCAACACGCTGGGGGTCATGCCGGCGCCGCTTTATTGCACCAAGATCGCCTCCCGGCTGACCCGCACCTATACCGACCGGCACGGGTTGAAGGATCTGACGCGCGAATTGCTGGGCGTCGACATGTCCAAACAGCAGCAATCGTCGGATTGGGGTGCGGAGACCCTGAGCGAGGCTCAGGTGGCCTATGCGGCCTCCGATGTCCTCTATCTGCACGCGCTGAAGGACAAGCTCGACGTCATGCTGGCGCGAGAAGGCCGCGCCGATCTGGCGCAGGCCTGTTTCCGGTTCCTTCCGGACCGGGCCCGGCTTGACCTCCTGGGCTGGGGCGAACAGGACATTTTCGCCCATTCCTGA
- a CDS encoding Bug family tripartite tricarboxylate transporter substrate binding protein, with amino-acid sequence MSAFGKMRGLSALLLLHLFEGFLAVALLTILGSPVSAQSYPSQVIRIVVPTAPSSPPDIVSRVIANELQNANGWRVLIENKPGAVMTIAGADVVKQPADGYSILAMSVPIAAAPAFLPNIPFSIDRDLTPVAKISTSYNVLVVHPSIAANNVAELVTILKSNPDKFNFSSGGFGTPAHLIGEMFKLQTSVQTTHVPYQQFPRAIADLLSGTNHYMFVTTLPVVELIHAGKLRALAVTGPKRLESMKNVPTIVEQGFPNLVVEDWVGFAVKSGTPREIVAVLNSAINKALANPDVRNALAKIGAEAAGGTPEEYGTLLKNQVAHWAKVVKDSGMKLPQ; translated from the coding sequence ATGAGCGCCTTTGGCAAAATGAGGGGCCTCTCGGCTCTGCTCCTATTGCACCTGTTTGAAGGCTTCTTGGCTGTCGCGTTGCTGACAATTTTGGGCAGTCCGGTCTCCGCGCAGTCCTATCCCTCACAAGTCATCCGCATCGTCGTGCCAACAGCACCTAGTTCACCGCCCGACATCGTCAGCCGCGTGATCGCCAATGAATTGCAGAATGCCAATGGATGGCGTGTCCTGATCGAGAACAAGCCCGGTGCGGTCATGACGATCGCCGGTGCCGACGTCGTGAAGCAACCCGCCGACGGCTATTCAATCCTTGCGATGAGCGTGCCGATCGCCGCGGCGCCGGCCTTCCTGCCCAACATTCCGTTCAGCATCGACAGGGATCTGACCCCGGTCGCAAAGATTTCGACGTCCTACAACGTGCTGGTCGTCCATCCGAGCATAGCGGCCAACAACGTGGCCGAACTCGTGACGATTTTGAAATCGAACCCGGACAAGTTCAACTTTTCTTCCGGCGGCTTTGGCACTCCGGCACACCTGATCGGGGAGATGTTCAAGCTCCAGACCAGCGTTCAGACCACGCATGTCCCCTATCAGCAATTTCCTCGGGCGATCGCCGATCTCCTGAGCGGTACCAATCATTACATGTTCGTGACCACGCTCCCTGTGGTCGAATTGATCCACGCGGGCAAATTACGTGCGCTTGCTGTCACCGGCCCGAAACGGCTGGAATCGATGAAGAACGTGCCGACCATCGTCGAGCAGGGCTTTCCAAACCTGGTGGTCGAGGATTGGGTCGGCTTTGCCGTGAAGTCCGGCACACCGAGAGAGATCGTGGCTGTGCTGAACAGCGCCATCAACAAGGCGCTGGCGAATCCCGATGTGCGAAACGCGCTCGCCAAGATCGGTGCCGAAGCGGCGGGGGGCACACCAGAGGAATACGGTACGCTGTTGAAGAATCAAGTCGCACATTGGGCGAAGGTTGTGAAAGACTCTGGGATGAAATTGCCGCAGTGA
- the pcaQ gene encoding pca operon transcription factor PcaQ: protein MSDIRIRFRHLQCFLTIAQLRSVGAAADALAITQPALSKTLRELEDALGVKLFLRDKKGMMLTRFGDVFLQHAAASIASLQQGIDSIKLAGNTGGLAVAVGVLPNVAASVMPKVVHLFKQTAPNTNVRIVMGSNSHLLDQLRLGELDLVLGRLAQPEYMIGLSFEQLYFEPLVLAVRSGHALLATPRFRLKMISDYPWMLPHYGTIIRMETDRFLLAQGITPSNDIVETTSISFGRSYLLQSDAIWFTPRGAAVPDIENGSIALLPLASGSMEGPVGITMRADTIAAPSAALMMQSIRDAVLQ from the coding sequence ATGAGCGACATCCGTATCCGTTTTCGTCACCTTCAGTGTTTTCTCACCATCGCCCAGTTGCGCAGCGTCGGTGCCGCCGCCGATGCGCTGGCGATCACCCAGCCGGCGCTGTCAAAAACCTTGCGGGAGCTGGAGGACGCCCTCGGCGTCAAGCTCTTCCTGCGTGACAAGAAGGGCATGATGCTGACGCGCTTTGGCGACGTCTTCCTGCAACATGCCGCCGCCAGCATCGCCTCGCTGCAGCAAGGGATCGACAGCATCAAGCTTGCGGGGAATACCGGCGGCCTTGCCGTGGCGGTCGGCGTGTTGCCCAATGTCGCCGCGTCGGTGATGCCGAAAGTCGTGCATCTGTTCAAACAGACCGCGCCCAACACCAATGTGCGCATCGTCATGGGCAGCAATTCGCATCTGCTCGATCAATTGCGGCTGGGAGAACTCGACCTCGTGCTCGGCCGGCTCGCGCAGCCCGAATACATGATCGGCCTGTCGTTCGAACAACTCTATTTCGAGCCGCTGGTCCTCGCCGTCAGATCGGGACATGCTTTGCTCGCGACACCCCGTTTCCGGCTGAAAATGATCTCCGACTATCCGTGGATGCTGCCGCATTACGGCACGATCATTCGTATGGAAACCGATCGCTTCCTGCTGGCGCAAGGCATCACCCCGTCGAACGATATCGTCGAAACGACATCGATCAGTTTCGGGCGAAGCTATCTGCTCCAGAGTGACGCGATCTGGTTCACACCCCGCGGCGCGGCCGTACCGGACATCGAGAATGGCAGCATCGCCCTGCTTCCGCTTGCCTCCGGCAGCATGGAAGGACCGGTCGGCATCACCATGAGGGCGGATACGATAGCAGCGCCGTCCGCTGCCCTGATGATGCAATCCATTCGCGACGCGGTGCTGCAGTGA